Proteins encoded in a region of the uncultured Sunxiuqinia sp. genome:
- a CDS encoding DUF4973 domain-containing protein, with translation MKKRYSILLSLLAGLLLFSSCNDEWTEEQYERYISFKAPLNEQGVTRIYVRYTEDSISTYRLPVVVSGSTTNDQDMTVHVAIDPDTLARLNIEQYQSRTELYYEELTNEYFSMPETVEVRAGENTSLLNIDFSLNDIDLVDKWLLPLTVTDDPSYDYVAHPRKHYKKALLRVMPFNDYSGIYSGTALKTYLKGYEDDAAIVKSEVPVYVVDENTVFFYAGTVDEDRTDRRNYKINAIFNEQTKQVTLTADNSDIEFQVFGTPVFSVEETMDATRPYLLHRYVTISNIDYSFTDYTSVPNANISYTVRGSLILERKINTQIPDEDQAIEW, from the coding sequence ATGAAAAAGAGATATAGTATACTGTTGTCTTTGCTGGCTGGACTGCTTTTGTTCAGTTCCTGCAACGATGAATGGACTGAAGAGCAATACGAGCGTTACATTTCTTTTAAAGCTCCACTAAATGAGCAAGGCGTTACACGAATTTATGTCCGCTACACCGAAGATAGTATTTCAACCTACAGATTGCCGGTGGTTGTCAGCGGATCGACGACTAATGACCAAGATATGACTGTCCATGTGGCTATTGATCCGGATACCTTGGCGAGACTAAATATAGAGCAGTACCAGAGCCGGACCGAGCTTTACTATGAGGAGCTGACAAACGAGTATTTTTCGATGCCCGAAACTGTAGAGGTTAGGGCAGGAGAGAACACTTCTCTGCTGAACATCGACTTCTCATTGAATGATATCGATTTGGTGGACAAGTGGCTGCTTCCACTGACTGTGACTGATGATCCGTCGTACGACTATGTTGCTCATCCGAGAAAGCACTACAAAAAAGCTTTGCTGCGGGTGATGCCTTTCAACGATTATTCCGGAATATACAGTGGTACAGCACTAAAAACATACCTTAAAGGCTACGAGGACGACGCAGCCATTGTGAAAAGCGAGGTTCCTGTTTACGTGGTCGATGAGAACACGGTATTTTTCTACGCTGGTACGGTGGACGAGGATCGTACCGATCGACGTAATTATAAGATTAATGCTATTTTCAACGAACAAACCAAGCAGGTTACGTTGACTGCTGATAATTCTGATATAGAGTTTCAGGTGTTTGGCACTCCGGTATTTTCTGTGGAAGAAACAATGGATGCTACGCGTCCGTATCTGTTGCATCGCTATGTCACCATCAGCAACATAGATTACAGTTTTACAGATTATACTTCGGTACCGAATGCGAACATCTCGTATACGGTTCGTGGTTCGCTGATTCTAGAACGTAAAATTAACACTCAGATCCCTGACGAAGACCAAGCTATCGAATGGTAG
- a CDS encoding RagB/SusD family nutrient uptake outer membrane protein yields MTMWQHPRSSYEECAEFIAAEMVLAAQGLKLSRDRLSVARPTRGSALSARAKVLLYAASPLMNGNTDDFAMELVDDEGNQLLSTIYDEEKWAKAAAAARDVMELGVYELYTANFRETGNSSYPPTIVPPYDAEFSDKNWPEGWKNIDPFESYRSVFNGTAGAENPELIFTRGDNGGEKGQAMVAHQLPRVANGWNTHGLTQKQVDAYYMNDGTDTPGKDTEIGRGDGSKRLGGYVSQEDVDNGLYKPLKAGVSLQYAKREPRFYASVAYNGSVWHLENEPEEKNKEKQVFYYRGDGNGYTNTMFWLRTGIGVMKFVHPRDTYRDGYIDLIVPKLEPAIRYADILLMYAEALNELTGSYNIPSWDGTTTYAISRDINEMKKGIHPVRIRGGVPDYPAEVYASQDEFRKTIKRERQIELLGEGQRYYDLRRWKDAPIEESLPIYGCNVLMTSEQKDLFHTPVAEWSLQSTFSRKMWFWPIRHSELKRNKRLTQNPGWTYND; encoded by the coding sequence ATGACGATGTGGCAACACCCACGTAGTTCGTATGAGGAATGTGCTGAGTTTATCGCCGCCGAAATGGTACTTGCAGCGCAGGGGTTGAAGCTGAGCCGTGACCGCTTGTCTGTAGCACGACCAACACGAGGATCAGCGCTGTCCGCTCGCGCAAAGGTTTTGTTGTACGCAGCGAGTCCGCTGATGAACGGAAACACAGATGATTTCGCCATGGAGTTGGTAGATGATGAAGGAAACCAACTATTATCGACTATCTACGACGAAGAAAAGTGGGCGAAGGCCGCTGCAGCTGCCAGAGATGTAATGGAACTTGGCGTGTATGAACTGTATACTGCAAACTTCCGCGAAACAGGTAACTCTTCCTATCCTCCAACAATTGTCCCACCTTACGATGCGGAATTCTCGGATAAGAATTGGCCAGAGGGATGGAAGAATATAGACCCGTTTGAATCCTACCGATCGGTATTTAATGGTACTGCCGGTGCCGAGAATCCGGAATTGATCTTCACACGTGGAGACAATGGTGGAGAAAAAGGTCAGGCCATGGTTGCGCATCAGCTGCCGCGTGTTGCCAACGGCTGGAATACGCACGGTCTGACTCAGAAGCAAGTTGATGCGTATTACATGAACGATGGAACAGATACTCCGGGGAAAGATACGGAGATTGGTCGCGGAGATGGTAGTAAGCGTCTGGGCGGATACGTAAGTCAGGAAGATGTGGACAATGGCCTGTACAAGCCGTTGAAAGCAGGTGTATCTTTGCAGTATGCTAAACGGGAGCCCCGTTTCTATGCTTCAGTGGCATACAATGGTAGTGTTTGGCATCTGGAAAACGAACCGGAAGAGAAGAATAAAGAAAAGCAAGTGTTTTATTACCGGGGTGATGGTAACGGTTATACCAATACGATGTTTTGGCTTCGGACCGGAATTGGTGTGATGAAATTTGTACATCCACGTGATACATACCGGGATGGATATATTGATCTCATCGTTCCAAAGCTTGAACCTGCGATTCGCTATGCCGATATTCTGTTGATGTACGCAGAAGCTTTAAACGAATTGACAGGATCGTACAATATTCCATCGTGGGATGGTACTACAACCTATGCCATTAGCCGCGATATCAACGAGATGAAAAAAGGCATTCACCCGGTTCGAATTCGCGGTGGTGTTCCAGATTATCCGGCTGAGGTTTATGCCAGCCAGGATGAGTTCCGGAAAACTATAAAACGCGAACGTCAGATTGAACTGTTGGGCGAAGGACAGCGTTACTACGATCTGCGTCGCTGGAAAGATGCTCCCATTGAAGAGTCTCTGCCTATTTATGGATGTAATGTGTTGATGACCAGCGAGCAGAAAGACTTGTTTCACACACCGGTCGCCGAGTGGTCGCTTCAATCGACCTTCTCGCGCAAAATGTGGTTCTGGCCAATCAGGCATAGTGAGCTGAAGCGCAACAAACGCCTCACGCAAAACCCTGGTTGGACTTATAATGACTAA
- a CDS encoding DUF4965 domain-containing protein — MKRKPYFLLVLILAGITFSFCAQTNSKSKVPTTIELRAPAYPLITIDPYTSAWSMTDKLYDEPVKHWTGEQHPLVGAVRVDGQVYRFLGQVDVPWVPIVPMANIDSWEGQYTMNEPAKGWDKADFIDDSWKTGEGAFGTRDMPTLGTVWNTKDIWVRREFTIPANLPDEEMYLIYSHDDIFELYLNGKQLVKTDYEWHNNVILKIDRSLLKPGETNVIASHCHNLTGGGYVDFGLFQQSPDKDVFTQTATQTNVSLSATQTHYEFACGPVDLKLQFVSPLLPGDLDLLARPVNYINYQVVANDGGEHEVQVYIEATPEWAVNVPAQEVEVTNGTAGSVNFVKAGTTEQPVLEKKGDNIRIDWGYVYLAANQSENTSLSITEYFSSKQEFEQNGKVTGVGSMTTRPVKEMPAMVYVDNLGTVSGNEAAGYVMLAYDDLESIQYFGDNLKGWWTKDGTVAINDALQAASAEYTEVMNHSAEFDNQLWNETVQAGGENYGDLCVLAFRQSIAAHKLVKDTQGNILFLSKENFSNGSIGTVDVTYPSAPLFLKYNPELLKGMLNPIFYYSESGKWDKPFAAHDVGTYPLANGQTYGGDMPVEECGNMIILTAAIADVEGNADYAAEHWEVLTTWANYLMENGLDPENQLCTDDFAGHFAHNVNLSAKAIMGIAGYGKLAEMLGKNDVAEKYTSEAKSMAQEWMKMADDGDHYRLTFDKPGTWSQKYNLVWDKLLNLGIFPEEVAQKEIAYYLTKQNKYGLPLDNRRTYTKSDWIVWTATLANDKETFQKFIDPLHAFVTETPDRVPMSDWYETPSAKQVGFQARSVVGGYFIKLLEK; from the coding sequence ATGAAGAGAAAGCCATATTTCCTTTTAGTATTAATTCTGGCTGGAATTACATTTTCGTTTTGTGCGCAAACGAATAGCAAATCAAAAGTACCTACAACGATCGAACTGCGGGCTCCTGCTTATCCGTTAATTACTATTGATCCATACACCAGTGCCTGGTCAATGACGGACAAATTGTACGATGAACCAGTGAAGCACTGGACCGGTGAGCAGCATCCCTTAGTGGGAGCTGTTCGTGTTGACGGTCAGGTGTATCGTTTCCTAGGTCAGGTAGATGTGCCTTGGGTACCCATTGTGCCGATGGCTAACATTGATTCTTGGGAAGGACAGTACACGATGAATGAGCCTGCCAAAGGCTGGGACAAAGCTGATTTTATTGATGATTCATGGAAAACCGGCGAAGGAGCATTTGGAACCCGGGACATGCCTACGCTTGGTACCGTTTGGAATACAAAAGATATTTGGGTTCGACGCGAGTTTACCATTCCGGCAAATCTACCGGATGAAGAAATGTACCTCATCTATTCGCATGACGATATTTTCGAGCTGTATTTGAATGGGAAACAACTGGTGAAAACGGATTATGAATGGCACAACAATGTCATTTTGAAAATTGACCGTTCATTGCTTAAGCCGGGAGAGACGAATGTGATCGCTTCGCATTGCCACAACCTCACGGGTGGGGGGTATGTCGATTTTGGATTGTTTCAGCAAAGTCCGGATAAAGACGTTTTTACACAAACAGCCACGCAAACTAACGTGTCGCTTTCAGCCACGCAAACGCACTACGAGTTTGCTTGCGGACCAGTTGATTTGAAGCTTCAGTTTGTATCTCCTCTATTACCCGGCGACTTGGATTTGTTAGCACGCCCGGTGAATTACATCAACTACCAAGTGGTGGCGAATGACGGTGGCGAGCACGAAGTGCAGGTTTATATTGAAGCCACTCCTGAATGGGCGGTCAATGTTCCTGCTCAGGAGGTAGAAGTAACCAATGGAACGGCAGGATCTGTCAATTTCGTAAAAGCAGGAACAACAGAACAACCTGTTTTAGAGAAAAAAGGCGATAACATTCGCATAGATTGGGGGTATGTCTACCTGGCAGCCAATCAATCTGAAAATACCAGTTTGTCAATTACGGAATACTTTAGCTCGAAGCAGGAATTCGAACAAAACGGAAAAGTAACTGGAGTTGGCAGTATGACCACCCGGCCGGTGAAAGAAATGCCTGCCATGGTTTATGTCGACAATTTGGGAACCGTTTCTGGGAACGAAGCAGCCGGTTATGTGATGTTGGCCTATGATGATCTGGAGTCGATTCAGTACTTTGGAGACAACCTGAAGGGCTGGTGGACCAAAGACGGTACGGTAGCTATTAACGATGCGCTTCAGGCAGCCTCGGCTGAATATACAGAAGTGATGAACCACAGTGCTGAATTTGACAATCAACTGTGGAACGAAACCGTGCAAGCCGGAGGTGAAAACTATGGCGACCTCTGTGTGCTGGCATTCCGTCAGTCTATTGCCGCTCACAAATTGGTAAAAGATACGCAGGGTAACATTTTGTTTTTGTCCAAGGAAAACTTTAGTAACGGTTCTATCGGAACAGTTGACGTAACTTATCCTTCGGCTCCTTTGTTCCTGAAATACAATCCGGAACTGTTAAAAGGAATGTTAAACCCGATTTTCTATTATTCAGAAAGCGGAAAATGGGACAAGCCTTTTGCTGCGCACGATGTGGGAACGTATCCCTTAGCCAACGGGCAAACCTATGGCGGCGATATGCCTGTTGAAGAGTGTGGAAATATGATTATTTTAACCGCAGCCATTGCCGATGTAGAAGGAAATGCCGATTATGCAGCCGAACACTGGGAGGTGCTAACAACTTGGGCAAATTACTTGATGGAGAACGGACTCGATCCGGAAAACCAACTTTGCACCGACGATTTTGCCGGTCACTTTGCCCACAATGTAAACCTCTCGGCAAAAGCCATTATGGGAATTGCCGGTTACGGAAAACTGGCAGAAATGCTGGGTAAAAACGATGTGGCTGAAAAATATACTAGTGAAGCAAAAAGTATGGCGCAGGAGTGGATGAAGATGGCCGACGATGGCGATCACTATCGTTTAACTTTTGATAAGCCGGGAACTTGGAGTCAGAAATACAATCTGGTATGGGACAAGTTGCTAAACCTGGGTATTTTCCCGGAAGAGGTAGCTCAAAAAGAAATAGCTTATTACCTGACCAAACAAAACAAATACGGTTTGCCACTGGATAACCGTAGAACATACACCAAGAGTGACTGGATTGTGTGGACAGCGACTTTGGCTAATGATAAAGAAACTTTCCAGAAGTTTATCGATCCTTTGCATGCCTTTGTTACGGAAACTCCGGATCGTGTTCCTATGAGCGATTGGTATGAAACGCCCAGCGCGAAGCAGGTCGGTTTTCAGGCTCGTTCGGTTGTAGGGGGGTACTTTATTAAGCTGTTGGAAAAATAG